One stretch of Rhipicephalus sanguineus isolate Rsan-2018 chromosome 10, BIME_Rsan_1.4, whole genome shotgun sequence DNA includes these proteins:
- the LOC125760253 gene encoding uncharacterized protein K02A2.6-like, producing MALKLPDFAEETDKWQAYLVKIDACFEANEVTDDAKKRALLVAALGSRTVEILCGRIAPRKPSSLSYEEVVSTLNEYYDPSPNEISESFKFFHRNQQEGESVQAFIVEIRKLAHNCNFSSMLERMLRDRIVCGVRSKNLQKQLLAKKDLTLAEAEALALAAESAELGSQQMTGQGDTVGVFNIPVRGVVKMQASYKSATVDCDLVVLDCEGPSLCGRDLLQMLETQGAPLLHIASLSSDGKLESRTAAPVMQQYADLFAEGLGTIKGPPARLHIKDGATPRFCKARKIPFSLLDKVSAELDRLVAEGIITPVSYSEWATPVVPVLKRDGTVRICGDFKVTLNPVCEMESYPLPVVDDIFATLRGGQQFSILDLRDAYNQILLDEDSRKLAVINTHRGLFCYNRLPFGIASAPAIFQRTIEQVLQGLPGVQAYLDDVLIADANDKPTANLQAVLQRFREYGVKLRSDKCRIGEESVTYLGHRIDAAGLHPSEKNIEAIKLAPTPRNVTELRSFLGMLTFYNKFLPNLSTLLSPLYLLLEKKSKWSWDERENDAFRKAKAVLCSAPVLTHFDPARELFLECDASPYGVGAALFHRIEGQYQPLGFRSRTLTAAEKNYSQIEREALALVYGVTRFRDYLLGRQFTLLTDHQPLLGLLRADRQTPAMAAARIQRWAIILGAYRYRLQHRPGKLMCNADALSRLPQPLQEEADQEEEAQVVLTLDQWDQPALPWKELQALAVADEVLFQVRKYTREGWPKKLDMEAKEIADFYKKRHELSVSEELLYWGHRLVVPTAARGKLLRLLHEAHQGVSTMKAKARSLFWWPGVDQDIERIAATCQNCVQALPMPQAKEPANWPETHERWSRLHVDYAGPIKGKMLLIVVDAHTKWIEALPVSQANSHSTVEALRTIFSRFGIPRTVVSDNGTPFTVREFERFMERNGIAHIRTPPYHPQSNGLAERAVRTIKDGLKKMGGTCLITSLARVLCNYRNAPHQEGLSPSERLLGYRLRTRMEMSFPSRVYPAKATSDPGWNFAPGDYVYVRNYGAGDKWSPGTVEATRGTRLLEVKTVDGLVRRHVDQVHVWSSVEHLDQVYLP from the exons ATGGCCCTCAAGCTTCCGGATTTTGCAGAGGAGACAGATAAGTGGCAAGCGTATCTCGTTAAGATTGACGCCTGTTTCGAAGCAAACGAAGTTACGGACGACGCGAAGAAAAGGGCCTTGTTGGTGGCAGCGTTAGGATCGAGGACCGTTGAAATCCTTTGTGGCAGAATCGCACCGCGAAAACCAAGCTCGCTGAGCTATGAAGAAGTTGTTTCAACGTTGAACGAGTACTATGATCCGTCCCCTAACGAGATATCTGAAAGCTTCAAGTTCTTTCACAGAAACCAACAAGAAGGGGAGTCCGTGCAGGCGTTTATCGTCGAGATTCGCAAGCTAGCTCATAACTGCAACTTCTCTTCGATGTTGGAGCGAATGCTGAGGGACCGCATCGTGTGTGGAGTGCGCTCGAAAAACCTGCAGAAACAGCTATTAGCCAAAAAGGACTTGACGCTGGCAGAAGCGGAAGCACTTGCTCTAGCAGCCGAAAGCGCAGAGTTAGGGTCGCAACAAATGACCGGGCAAGGTGACACCGTTGGGGTGTTCAAC ATACCAGTGCGGGGCGTTGTCAAAATGCAAGCTTCCTACAAGTCTGCAACAGTTGACTGCGATCTCGTTGTGTTAGACTGCGAAGGACCTAGCCTTTGCGGCCGGGACCTGTTACAGATGCTCGAGACACAAGGGGCACCGCTTCTTCACATCGCGTCACTCTCATCGGACGGGAAGCTGGAGAGTCGGACAGCGGCACCCGTGATGCAACAGTACGCAGACCTTTTTGCGGAGGGCCTGGGAACCATCAAGGGACCACCAGCGCGGCTTCATATAAAGGACGGAGCAACCCCAAGGTTCTGTAAGGCAAGAAAAATTccattttctttgctagacaaagTGTCCGCCGAGCTAGATCGACTCGTGGCCGAAGGCATTATTACGCCAGTTTCCTATTCAGAATGGGCAACCCCGGTGGTGCCAGTGCTGAAACGTGACGGAACAGTCCGCATCTGTGGCGATTTCAAAGTTACGCTAAACCCAGTATGTGAAATGGAAAGTTATCCGCTACCCGTAGTGGACGACATTTTCGCTACGCTTCGTGGAGGGCAGCAGTTCAGCATCTTAGATCTACGTGATGCCTACAACCAAATTCTTCTAGACGAAGATTCGCGCAAGCTAGCGGTTATAAACACTCACAGGGGCCTCTTTTGTTACAATAGACTACCGTTTGGGATAGCCTCGGCACCAGCGATTTTTCAAAGAACAATTGAGCAGGTGCTGCAAGGCCTCCCAGGGGTCCAAGCGTACTTAGACGACGTCCTGATAGCAGATGCGAACGATAAGCCAACCGCGAACCTTCAAGCAGTCTTGCAGCGGTTCAGGGAATACGGTGTCAAGCTCCGCTCGGACAAGTGCCGAATAGGTGAGGAGTCAGTTACGTAtctaggacacagaattgacgcgGCAGGGTTGCACCCGTCAGAGAAGAACATCGAAGCAATTAAGCTGGCACCAACTCCTCGGAATGTCACAGAGTTGCGGTCTTTTTTGGGCATGCTAACTTTCTACAATAAATTCTTGCCTAATTTGTCCACGCTCCTGAGTCCCTTATACCTTCTGCTGGAAAAGAAATCCAAATGGTCTTGGGATGAGCGCGAAAACGATGCCTTTCGAAAAGCAAAAGCCGTTTTGTGTTCCGCGCCTGTGCTGACTCACTTCGATCCCGCACGAGAGCTATTTCTGGAGTGCGACGCGTCACCCTACGGTGTGGGAGCGGCACTATTCCACCGAATTGAAGGACAGTATCAGCCCCTTGGATTTCGATCCAGGACGCTTACGGCCGCAGAAAAGAATTACTCACAGATTGAACGTGAGGCGTTGGCTCTGGTTTATGGCGTCACGCGATTTCGAGATTATCTGCTGGGCAGACAGTTCACGCTTCTAACCGACCATCAACCATTGCTGGGTCTCCTAAGAGCGGATCGTCAGACGCCGGCTATGGCCGCTGCGCGCATTCAGCGTTGGGCCATCATACTTGGTGCCTACCGTTATCGGTTGCAACATCGACCGGGTAAACTCATGTGCAATGCTGATGCTCTGAGCCGTCTACCCCAACCGTTACAGGAAGAAGCGGACCAGGAGGAAGAAGCTCAAGTCGTTCTGACCCTGGACCAGTGGGATCAGCCGGCCCTGCCATGGAAGGAGCTCCAAGCGCTCGCCGTCGCGGATGAGGTACTTTTCCAGGTACGCAAGTACACCCGGGAAGGTTGGCCGAAAAAACTCGACATGGAAGCTAAAGAAATCGCCGATTTTTACAAAAAGCGGCATGAGCTGTCTGTTAGTGAAGAACTTCTTTACTGGGGCCATCGCTTGGTAGTGCCGACAGCAGCGCGCGGGAAGTTGCTAAGGCTACTGCATGAAGCCCACCAAGGAGTGTCCACCATGAAGGCAAAGGCCAGATCATTATTTTGGTGGCCGGGCGTAGATCAAGACATCGAGCGCATTGCGGCGACATGCCAAAACTGTGTGCAAGCGTTGCCGATGCCTCAGGCAAAAGAACCAGCAAATTGGCCCGAGACGCACGAAAGGTGGTCACGTTTACATGTGGACTATGCGGGACCAATAAAGGGGAAAATGTTACTCATCGTCGTTGACGCGCACACAAAGTGGATTGAGGCGCTTCCCGTGTCACAGGCCAACTCGCATAGCACAGTCGAGGCCCTCAGGACGATATTTAGCCGTTTTGGTATACCGCGCACGGTGGTTTCTGATAACGGGACGCCATTCACTGTACGAGAGTTCGAGCGATTCATGGAGCGCAATGGAATTGCGCATATTCGAACACCTCCCTATCACCCCCAGAGTAATGGACTAGCAGAGAGAGCCGTGCGCACTATCAAAGACGGCTTGAAGAAGATGGGAGGCACTTGCCTCATCACATCACTGGCACGTGTATTGTGCAATTATCGGAACGCACCACACCAGGAGGGTCTTTCGCCCTCAGAGAGGCTATTAGGCTATCGTCTGCGCACAAGAATGGAGATGTCTTTTCCTTCCAGAGTCTATCCTGCCAAAGCTACGAGTGACCCAGGCTGGAATTTCGCACCGGGAGACTACGTGTACGTGCGAAATTACGGCGCCGGCGACAAGTGGTCCCCAGGCACAGTGGAGGCTACGCGTGGCACTCGCCTCCTGGAGGTAAAGACTGTGGATGGGCTTGTCCGCCGCCACGTGGATCAAGTTC